GGGCCCGTCGGCCAGGCGCAGCGAGCGCAGCGACAGCGTGTCCAGGTTCTGCCGGCAGCGGAAGTTGCGCTCGTGGAAGGAGCTAGGCCGCGGCGAGGCGGTGGCCGCCTGCGAGGCCGCGTAGCCGGCGGCGTACGCGCGGCCCTTGGCCAGGCCCCCGTTGCTGATGGTGGCCACGCGCTTGTGCGGGGTGAGGTCCACGGCCGAGCGCGAGGACCAGCCGCTGCCCCGCAGCGTGCCGAAATCCTTCTTGGCCAGCGGCTGGTACAGCTGCGGGGGGGAACATGGGAGGTCAGGAGTCCATCCCTCCACCTCCACCAGGGGAGCGCGGAGCTCTCCTCAGCGGGCAGGGGATGGAGCCCCCGGTACGTACCGAGGCCTTGGGGTCCACGCCATTGCTCTGGGAGCGGGAGCTGAAGGAGGAGCGCAGGGTCGAGCTGTACTGACCGCCTGCAGGACAGCCACAGACAGAGGAGGCAGAGTCAgcgtgggcagggcagggagcgaGCTGGAGATCAAAGATCgccccagctcatcccagggGGACCTGCTGCGGGAACCGCGGCACCgcaagcagagctggggggacAAAGGGGTGGGAGGAGGCCGCCTTCACCTGCCCGCTGGCCACGGGGAGCCCAAGTGGCCTCCCCGCCCTGCCAGTGCCCCGACGGCGAGGGCACTAATTGCCACCTTGGCGGGGACGCCGCGGCTCAGCCCGGTCCCCCCTGCCGCGGCTGGATCAGCAACCCAGGCATTCCTCACAGCCAGTCCCGGCTCCCCCGCCCTGGGAACGGCACCTGGAACCCCAAGTGTCCCCCATGGCACCTCACGCTGCCCATCTGCCCTGCCACCGCCCCAGGGCCGCCGGCGGGGCACGACAGGGACGGGACAGGGACGCCGCCAGTGCTGGTGGTGCCTGGAGCGTGACTCACGCCTGGGGCAGCCCTCGGGGTGTCGGAGGGGTCCGTCCCCAGCACTGGGGTCCCCAGCGCGGGGGTCGGGGCTCGGGGGATCCCGGCGGTGCCGGGCGGGGCGGCAGGGCGGAGGCCGCCGGCGCAGACGTTaaatggaggagctggagccaggccagcgCCGCCGCTCAAGGCTGggggggctctgccagggcgGGAAAATCCTCCCCCCTGCCAGCCCAATGCGGGGTGTGGGACCCCTCCAGCGCAAAGCCCTCCAAGGGCAGCTGGGGGAACTGAGGCAGGACCCCGAGCGGGGTAAAACGAGCCCACGCTGGGGCTGAGCTACCCCTGGTCCCAGCGCCGGGGATGCTCGGGGGCACGGGGGGGACTCGGTCAGCGTGGGGGGCACCCCCCAACCCCCAACCCAACAGAGCCCAGTTTCGGCCGAGGGGCTCCCACCCCCCGTCCCACCGCGTGTTCCCGGGGGCTCCCGGGGGCTCTCCCACCTCTGGTGCCGTCGGCGAGGTCctcggggcgggcgggcgcttGCCCCCGCAGCATCATGCGGATGCGGACCTGCTCCTGGACACGGGCGCTGCGCAGCCGCTGGGCCTCGGCCGCCTCCCGGCCACGCTCGTCCAGCTGCCGGTCCGAGGGCAAGGCCAGCGAGCACACACCGGCCTCGGGCTGCAGGGCCGACAGCAGGAAGGCGTTAGTCTCCTGCATGGTGCCGAGGGGCCGCGGCCAGCCCGGCCGCCCTGCGCAGGTGAGCGGCGGCAGTGGCGGCGTTCCGGCGTTCCCCAGCCGTAGGGAGGCTCCGTCCCGGCCCGTccgtcccgccccgccgccACGCCTCGCCGGGAAAAGGAGGGGGCCCCACCGGGGCCGCTGTCACCATTGACAGCATCACCATCGTCACCGCCACAGGTGGAGGTGCTCGGGGGTGACCTCATGGGGGTGAGGGAGGTGGGTGGGCCAGGGGTCTGGGGGTCCTACCTTGGGAAAAGCCAGATCCCCTCACAGACAGTCACCCCCTGACTCCTGGGCAGCCACACCAGTGAGCCCCAGACCCCCACACTGTCCCATCGATGAGCCCAAGACCCCCAGGAAACCCCCCAGAAGAGCCCTGGGCCCCCACAAAACCTCCCCCTTGATCTCTGCCATTGAACCCTGGACACCCACATTGTTTCTCCAGCGCGCCCTGGAGACTCATGTGGTCTCCTAGGAGAGCCCCAGACCTTTGGAGCACCTTGCTGCTGACCTCCAGAGGCTCACATGGCCCTGCCACTGAGCCCCAGACCCCTACAATGTCCCTCCAATGAGCTCAAGACCCCCAGCAAACCTCTGAGGAGAGTGCTCTGGACCCCCAGATGACCCTCTCTGTCCAGCTCTGGACCCCCAGATTGTCACTCCAGTGAGCCCCAGACCCCCACATGGGCTCCCAGGAGTGTCCCAGACCACCAGGGAGACCCCTCAACCAGCCCTGACCACAAAGCCCCAGGCCACCTCCACAGGGACCCCCAGATCACTCAAGCCACTTTCTAGGAGCGCTCTGGCCCCCCATCTGGCACAGGGGTCCAGCCTGGCGTGGGGGCTCCCTGCAGTAATTTCTGGCTGGGCCctccctgctttgcttttcaaatcaGCCGGGGAATGAAgaaacaacaataataaaaaagggGCGGCTGAGCGCCGCGGGCCCGCGGTGACGAACGCGGTGACTCAGGCCCCGCTGCCACCACAGGTACTAATTAGCCTCGCCCCACCTGCCTAGCCGCCCCATGGCAGCCAGACCGGGGACACCACGGGGACACCACGTCCCCGCGGCCCGCCGTGCTCGGGCTCAGCTCCCGAAGTCGCCACGCCGGTGTCCCGCAGCCCCGGCTGGCTGCCCGAGCTGCGGCCGTTCTCAGCCCCCGCCGGGGCTCCCGGTGGCTCCGTGTCACCGGCCATCCACAGGTGGCTTGGGGTGAGCGTGGCCACGCGGGGCTGGCTCTGtggccagccctggctcagcGCTTGGCGTCACCGCTCCGGCAGCGACAGCGGCGTTGCGGGCTGGGCCGGGTTTACAACAGCCGGCGGTGACACCGTGTGCGCTTCGGTCGGGGGTGAAAAGGGCGGCTGTCCCCGAGGAATGTGCCGCCGTCAGCAGGAGCCGCGGCACGGGCGGGGCGGCAAGAGCTGCGGGCCAGCAGTTTGGGGTGACAGTCCCCCGATGGCCCCCCCAGATCCCCCTTGGTGGCGGGGCAGGCTGGCAAGGGCTGCGGGCCAGCAGTTTGGGGTGACAGTCCCCCGATAGCCCCCCCAGATCCCCCTTGGTGGTGGGGCAGGGTGGCAAGGGCTGCGGGCCAGCAGTTTGGGGTGACAGTCCCCCGATAGCCCCCCCAGATCCCCCTTGGTGGCGCCATCCCGATGTGGCGAGGACCAACGCGGGGGCAGCCCACCCCCCCAACTCTGAGGTTCGTGGGAGCCCCCTTTTGCCCAGGGGCCGCGCCTGGGCCTTTTGGGGTACAGCACCCAGGAAAACCCCCGAGGGCCCCCCTCTTCTCCCACCGCGGCACCACCCCACGGGCGCACCGCGTTTGGCAGAGCTCGGCGGGCGCTCCCAAGCCTCGGAGCCCGGATGAATCACGGGTTCCCCCCGCAGCGGGCGGAGGGGGTGGATCGCTCCCTCTGCAAGCCAACACTTGCCCGCCGTCCCCGTGCCAGGATCCCGGGGGATCGGGGCCATCGCGGCAGCCCCCCAGCTCCGGGGGACAGAGGGGCTCGGGGGACACCCCTGAGCCCGCTGCCACCCGCacctgcccccagctctgcctccctgccaaACCCGCATTCCCCCAGCaatggaaatggaaacaaatggaaattcGGGGGTCCGGGGGGATTCAAGGGCTTCTTGGAGCTGGAATGGGCAGCGCTTGCCTCATCAAGCAGTTCGTTAATTAGGGAAGGTCGGATAGGAGGGGGATACACCAGGGGGCTTAGAAACAGCAAACCGGCACAAGGAAAAACGTTTGAAGCAAAATCGAGGGATTCCCGAGGGGATCCGACCGCAGCTGGAATGACACGGAGTGAAATAAACCCAACCCGGGCTccctgaagcagctgctgaccACCCCCGGCATGGAGCCACCTCTGTCACTCCCCGGCGGGGCGACAAGAGCCACATGCCCGGGGAGCCCCGGCTCCGGGGAGCGCCGCGTCCTCTCCCACCCCCCCGAGCAGCAGCGAGTGCCCGTCCCCACGCCCCGGTGCCCGGGGCTGGCCGTGGCCACCGCTCGCTGCtggggcggggagcggccgcGGTGGCGGCGCGCAGCCCGGACACCGCGCACGTGCCAGGAGCCACGCTGGGGACACcgaggcacagggagggagcGAGGGAAAAGCCTCCTGGCCGGAGCTGGCCGCTGCTGGACAGCCACCAGACCCACGTGTGGGAGCGCCAGAcccccagcaccaccccagCCAGGGGAAGGGGACAGGGTGCGTGGCAGGGCGAGTGACACCGGCTATCCCCAGGGACCCGCGGTGGGGACAGCGGCGACGATGGCCGGCACGTACCTGGCTGGGTGGCCCCGGAGGGCAGCTGTCCTGCAGCATCCTCGGGCGGGCGGGCAGGTGCACCCCTGGGTGCTGCGGGGTGCGGGTGGGCGCCGGCGTCTGCGGCGGGCGTGGGGCGCACGGGCCCGCCCCGCACCTCGCCCAACCAGTCTCCTCGCCGGGGTTTTGCATGGAACCCGCTCGCCTCCCCGCTGAGGCTGCCATCTCGGGGCTCACCGGGGCTCCCCACAACCTTCAGCACGGCCGGGGAGATCCGGGGGGGGGGCAGCCCCCACAGCGGAGCCACGCCTCGGCCGCCTTGGTGATGCTGCAAAGAGTCCCCAGGGATCCCCACCGCCACCATGGCCGTGATCCAATGTGTCCTTCCCACCACATCCCCCTGAACACCCAGCTCGGGGCACCCACGGGTGTaacagggagggtttgggggtgtcAGAAGGAGAAGATGGAGGAGAGGCAGAGTTTGGGGGGCACAGACATGTTTTGGGATGCAGGGGGCTCCCCCTGGTTCGCAGGGAGCATGTTTGTGTGcgtgggatggagcaggagcccTTTGAAGCCAGATAAGCTGAGAGGGAGCGTTTGAAACGGGCCAAACCAGTTTGGGGGGGTCACCACTTAGCTCCTACCACCACTAACCCAGGCCCCCCACCACACCCCACACTCACCAGGGAATGCCAGGAGGGAGCCCCCCGGCAAAGCCCggtgcagggcagcaggtgCCAGGACCCTCCACATGGCCACTGCTGTCACGTGTGGCCCGTTCTCAGCCCGGGCGTGTCAGGAGGTCCCTGTGCTCCCCCCAGCCTCCACGCCCTCCCCTCTCAGGCCCAtggctggggcagcccctcAGCAAGGGAACTCTAGGCTGGAGTTCGCCTCCACCACCCCCGACAAGCCCCGACACCTTCGCAGTGTCCCCGCGGGGCAGGGAGGGCCAGGGCTGATCCTCCAGGAGTGGGGACCTGCCCGCACCCCGCTGTCACCTGGGGCTCCAACAGCTGGCCCGGGAGAGGCTCCCTGTGGCTCCTGCAATTCCCTTGATCCCTGTGTCAACCCGCGGCCACAGCTCAGCCACCGCCGAAGAAACAAACCCTCCGGCgctgtgctgctggccctgTCCCAAGCAGACACCATCAGCTGCCCCCaaactgtccccagcaccagcggggctggcactgctggcaccagTCCCTCCCAGCACCAGCGGCAGCTCTGGATTAGCTGGGCCCGGTGCCCACTCCGATGGTGGTGGCTTTTGGAGCTCTCcaggctgggaagctgctggaaaagctgtgcctAAGGCCAGGCTGGTTTTGGGATAGGACTGGTGGCCCGGGGGCCGTGGGGCCACCCGCTCTGcccagccacagagcagctcccagcgcAGCGGGCACAGCCCTCACCCACAACAAAGCACTCCCAAAGTGCTGCAAAAAAacagggagcagggcaaggagagGGGAGAAACAACTCCTGCCTGCCAGGATGGTCCCTTCCCAACAGAGCCTGGGGCCACAGCTACCAAATTTGGGACAAAAGATCCCCAGCTTGGCTGTTTGCTGATGGCACATGGGTGGCTGAGCCCCCCTTTTCCACCCTCACCTCAAACTCGGGGTGCTTGGAGTGAGCCTGGGGGATGCAAATGGGGAATGAAAGACCTGGGTGGGGAGAAACTCCAAGACTGTTTCAGGGAGGAGCCCATGGGATTTGAGAGACAGGGGAcctggctgaggagcagaagcCCGTGGCAGGTGGGACACGATAGAACCCGGGAGACACCCACCACGGGAAGCACCAGCACAGGGCCGGGACAGGGGCGGGCAGGGACAAGTGTGCCAGGACATGCAGGAGCGCAGGGAACCAGGGCAGCCCGCCCTGGAGCTGGGTGGAGCCCAGGTGTGGGGCGGAGGCTCAGCAAGCCTGGGCGTGTGGCCGGGCATCAAACAGggtgctgcctcctcctcctcgcatGGAAACAGCACGGAATGCTGCTGCCCACTCCCACCCCAGAGAGGGAACCAAGGGACAAAGGGCAACCTGGCTCCCATGCCCTGCATCCCTGTCCAGGTGTGGGGGtgatggagcagagggaaatctCAGCCAAgacattgattttaattttttaagaataaaaaaaaagactaaaccaaacagacaaaaacttCCTGAAAACAGCTTCCTACCTcataatttcacagaaattagCTTGGAAACGTCATCTGCCCGTacctgctccaggctctgcctgtccccccagcccagcctccccccagcatgggcagtgccagcctcagggctctgcccccCACCCAcagagtgtccccagtgccagaTCCCCCCTCCCTCCGTGGGTCCTGGAAGGGGAACAGGAAGGTTTGGGCAGCCCCAGTGGGTTCTTAGCCCTCCCCAAAGCTCAGCTCCCCAGCCTGACAAGGGGACGAGGTACTGGGTATTTTAGGGAGGGGCAACGCGGGAAAGGGGCTGCAAAGGGATCCTGGATGTCACAATGCCACCTccggtgtccccagcctggcacagcccctccagGACCCAGCAAAGCCCCCGGGACCCACCGGCACTAAGGAGTTAATGAATTCATTGCTGACTAAATGAGACCCTTAAGAACAAAACCACCTCCACCCGCCGTGGCCCTCCccgctccccctccccaggaaaAGCACAGCGGAGGCGCTGGTGCCCCCCGTGCTGGCACGGTGGCCACGGTGGGGGGGACAGGCAGGTGCCAGGGGTCGGTGGCTACGGGCCGGGCTCGGGCACTAGTCCTTGGAGGGCTTCTTGCTGCGGGTGTTCCACATGCCGCGCTTGGAGTGGTAGTAGTGGTAAAAGTTCCTGAGGCGCAAGCGCTCCACCTCCAGCCCGCTCTGGAGCACCCTGcggagggagggacagggctcagggatggagggacagggctcagggatggagggatggagggacagggctcagggatggatggatagagGGATAGGGctcagggatggagggacagggctcagggatggatggatagagggacagggctcagggatggagagatggagggacagggctcagggatggatggatagagGGATAGGGCtcagggatggatggatagagggacagggctcagggaatggatggatggatagagggacagggctctgggatggagagacagagctcagggatggatggatagagggacagggctctgggatggagagacagagctcagggatggatggatagagggacagggctctgggatggagagacagagctcagggatggatggatagagggacagggctctgggatggagagacagagctcagggatggatggatagagggacagggctcagggatggatggatggagggacagggctcagggaatggatggatggatagagggacagggctcagggaatggatggatggatagagggacagggctcagggaatggatggatggatagaggGATAGGGctcagggatggagggacagagctcagggatggagggacagggctcaggggatggatggatagagggacagggctcaggggatggatggatagagggatggagggatggagggatggacagggctcagggatgtatggacagagggacagggctcagaggatggatggatggatggatgaacaAGGatcagggatggagggagagggcCCCCTGCAGATGGAGGAAAGAGGGGTGGGGctccagggatgcagagatAAAGGAACAGAGCTCAGgggatggaggaaggaagggatgggGCTCAAGAAATGGATGGACAAATGGACATGGCCTTCCCAAAGGGAAATTTTCCCCTTCACCACCTCATGATCCAGCCCCCAGGCAGCTTGATGGATGTGCCCAAATCCATGTGGCTGACCCTGCTCCCGGGGGTTTAGGGGCTGCAGGATCCCCAGGCTCACCTGTCCAGGAGCTCCCAATCCTCCCCACCCCAGCGGTCCCGGAACTCCTCCGTGTTCATCCCTCCCACACGGTCAAAGTCCGACTTGTAGATGCCGAAGAGGCCGAAGCCGTTCACCTCCCAGTAGCCTGGAGGGGGGCAGCAATGAGGTGAGGGGTGGGGGACCCCCAAATGCCCATCTCAGCCCCTCTGTGCTCTCCCCATCACCTGGGAGCCACGAGGATTCCCCATCCCAACATCCCTCTTCCCACCCATCCCCATCTGTGCCACCTCCAGCAGAGGTGCACCAGGTGATGGActggttttggggtgctccCGGCTGGAAAGGGGTCCCTGCTCACCGTTGGGCTCCCGGGgggagctgccacagctcagcctcATGACGATGGGAGCGTAGGCCAGCTTCCCCTCCACGCAGTGCTTCCGGATGCTGTCCAGGATGTTGGCAGGGAAATGGATGTGCAGGTCGCACAGGAACACGATGCTGTGCTCGTCCTGCAAGGGGACACACACGGCTCAGGGGAATCAGAGAGGAAGAGCCCCAGGAGAGGaaccacagccacagctggtccctgtccccactcaCCTCCACCATGTCCACACCGGCCTGGAGCCCGGCAGAGCGCTCGAAATTCCCCGTGCGCCGCAGGTACTGGAACCTGGGGAGAGAGGACAGGGCAGGTAGCACTGGagacagccagggacacagccaggaggggacaggaacCACCAGCACGGAGGAAGATGCCTTCCCAGGAAGGCCCAGGTGCTACAGCTCAAGCTGAGGGTCCCCCCATAGAGTCAAGTTTCTGCACCCCCAAATCCACATGGAAAAGTAGTTTAAACCTCCAAAAAatgaggaggagggaaggggcagcgaggcaggggctgtgcaggtggggaaggagcagcaggttGTGTGAGCACCTGTCCCACGGCAGGGAGCCCCCCAGACCCcgaggctgcaggctgggagtTACCGGGGCAGCCGGGCGTCCCGCAGGGCCTTCTCCACATCCATGTCCTCGCTGTCAAAGTCCACCAGGATGACGTTGAAGTTGGCGTCCCCCGTGGCCCTGTAGAGGCCGGCCATGTCCGAGATGAACTGCTGCACCCAGCGGGCCTGGTTCTTCACTGCCGGAGACACGTCCCTCAGGCTCACAGGAGGGGACCCTCAGCACCTCCCCCCAGCCAAACCAACCCCTTCTGTGCACAGGTGACACCCTCATCCCgagggagcagcacagaccCCGGGGAGCCGCGTCCTGCTGCCACCTACCCGGCACCACAAAGTGCACCATGACGTCCTGCCTCCAGCTGAGCCGCAGTGGCCGGCATAGGACAGATTTTCCATAGAGGATGCTCCAGGCACTGGGCTGGGGCTCGGTGGCCCCCAGGGCCAGCCCGTCGGGGTTGGCCTCGGCGCTGTCGTCCTGCTTGCCCTGGTGCAGGAGGACGTAGACGTACTCGGAGAGCCGCACCGTGCGCTGGCCCCGCTCcgccagctccagctccagcaggtaGCGGTTCCCCCGCGCCGTGTCCCGCCGCTTCTCCACGTTGATGATCCTCAGGAGGGTGTAGATCCTGCCGGGAAAAGAGGAGCCTTGAAATCGCCGTCATCCTGAGCTCTGCTTCCCGCGATCCAGGACCCACCCCCCGAATTCCCACCGAGGTACCGCTCCCTCCGTACCCCCCGTTCTTCTCGTTGAGCCTCTCCATGTACTGGGCCACCACGTCCACCACCTCGCTCTCGCCCAGCTGCAGGTTTCCCGACACGTTGCAGCGCAGGTCGTTCCAGTCGGAGCGCAGCAGCTCGAAGTCCACGGAGCTGATGCTGAACGTCCGCTGCCAGTTGATGGAGtcctccagccagccctgctgcagctcccccgCCTCGTAGGAATAGTCTGacacctcttcctcctcatcctcctcctcctcctggccctttccctcctgctgctgcgACGCCGTCGTCTCCGACACCTTCAGAAAGGACGTCACCCTCGTCCCCTCGGAGCGGGTGGCCTCGGATGAGTTGTAGTCGGCAGTGGCCGCCGTCCTGCCCGGAGCAGGGGTCGTGTCCTCGTGGCTGAAGAGCCCCTCGGTCCCCAGGGTGAGGAGGCCGGGCAGCACCCGCTGCCTGGGCAGCCGGTCCCACCTCCTGCCGCTCTTCCGCCTGGCAGGGTCCCTCTCCTTGGAGATGTTGCTCAGGAGCCAGGGGCTGCGGCGGCCGGGGACGGCCCGGAGCTTGCTGGGGGTGATGGGATGCTTCTGTGGGGTCCTGGAGCGGAGGTGGACTCTCTTCACAAGCTTTGGATACAGGAAAATGCCGGGGAAGGCCGGCTCCTGGGCCGGGGCTTTGCGCTTCCCGGGCTGCAGCCGGGTCACGTAGACCTTCTCCTGGGTTTTCCGGGGCTTCTTGTCCTCGCTGGGAGCCGCTGGCCTGCTGGGACCCGGCGTTTTGGCTTTGCCACCAAAGATGGACACGGAGAGGTGGGGCTGGAGGCCCAGGTGCTTTGGAGACGCCGGCAGCCCCAGCTCATCCTCCTCGCCCTCGTCCTGGGGCAGCCAACGGAGCGTCCGGCCCGGGCCCCGCTCTGGCACGGGATCCCCCTGGAGAGCGGCcggagggctgggggtgccccaCGTGCCCAGCTGCCCGGGGGTGCCCGCCCCGGCCtgcgcccggccccgctgccggcgGGAGCTGTAATAGTCCAGGGCATCTCCGTAAGCCCCGGTGACCGGCGCGGGATCCTTCCCTTTGGCTCTGGGTGCCGGCCCAAAGCGCCGCTCCTTGGCCTCAGGAGGGGCCTCTGTGGGCTCAGGGCTGTCcactccttcctcttcctcctcctcatcctccaggAAATCTAGGGAGTGAGGGCAGAGATTAATACCCTGAGGCCAAGACCAGGAGGCAGAGCCTGATCCCAGCAGGAGAGGAACCTGTGAGTGGCTGAggtgagggagcagagctggggcaccAGGGGATGCCCACACAGGGATGGCAGCTCCAGTTGCTGCCACTTATCCCCACCTCAAATCTCGGCACCAATCCCACTCCATCCAGGAGCAAACCCGACCTGCCAGAGCTTTGCCAACCTGCAAATTGATCGAGGCAGGTTCTGCACAACCTCTGATTccccaggagcatccccagTCTCCGTGGACATCCTCAGACTCCACACTGGGtctgcttcctgctgcccacTGCCGAGGCCAACCCAAGAGATGCTGGAGGGAGAGCAAATCCCAATCCAGTGTCCTGCTTCCCACACCCCACACCGCCCTGTCGTCATGCCAAGCAGGATGCTTGGGAGGGGTGCTCTGAGGGacactgctgagcacagcccagccctcctgcagcctctggcacGGCTGGAGTCACTCCAATGAGCCACAGCTCCGAGGGGATGAGCTGCCAGCAGCGAGGATGCCGGGAGCTGGGCCCCGTGCCCAGCGATGCCGGTGACTCACTGTCAGGGCCAAGGAAGAGGAACGCTCGCTGCCGCggatcctcctcctcctcatccatCTTCATGTACTTGTAGAACCCAAAcctggggatggagagggagggTGAGGgcctgggagaagggaggtgCCAGGAGGCTCCCAAATCcaggagcactgccagcactcaAGCTGCTGCAcgcctgggagctggggaaagagCCAGCCTGGGGTGGCCCTCCcatgggggaca
This region of Motacilla alba alba isolate MOTALB_02 chromosome 5, Motacilla_alba_V1.0_pri, whole genome shotgun sequence genomic DNA includes:
- the B4GALNT4 gene encoding N-acetyl-beta-glucosaminyl-glycoprotein 4-beta-N-acetylgalactosaminyltransferase 1; the encoded protein is MPRLPVKKLRKQLKLLLLLALLTSAAWFTYLHISLVRQGRALRLPFAYGKDGERPGEVTDAGRRPAAPARRRKAEDSSESREEDPMSDGQDVDGWFSRGQRSNRASTQPKLNLTKQALPWNEQYKGKANLHVFEDWCGGAVRHLRKNLHFPLFPHTRTTVKKLAVSPKWKNYGLRIFGYIHPFKDGDFQFSVASDDNSEFWLSSDDSPSNSRLAAFVGKLGTEWTAPGEFTKFSSQVSKPLRLMSSRRYYFELLHKQDDRGSDHVEVGWRVFLPSLKFEVIDSSYISLYTDESSLKMNHVEHIPQTLASHSGSHLWEAQQDEHGADMLKADPRDTFFLTPAIEASRVENVLVPCAYSPTYVVKDFPIARYQGLQFVYLSFVYPNDFTRLTHMETENKCFYRESPLYLEKFGFYKYMKMDEEEEDPRQRAFLFLGPDNFLEDEEEEEEGVDSPEPTEAPPEAKERRFGPAPRAKGKDPAPVTGAYGDALDYYSSRRQRGRAQAGAGTPGQLGTWGTPSPPAALQGDPVPERGPGRTLRWLPQDEGEEDELGLPASPKHLGLQPHLSVSIFGGKAKTPGPSRPAAPSEDKKPRKTQEKVYVTRLQPGKRKAPAQEPAFPGIFLYPKLVKRVHLRSRTPQKHPITPSKLRAVPGRRSPWLLSNISKERDPARRKSGRRWDRLPRQRVLPGLLTLGTEGLFSHEDTTPAPGRTAATADYNSSEATRSEGTRVTSFLKVSETTASQQQEGKGQEEEEDEEEEVSDYSYEAGELQQGWLEDSINWQRTFSISSVDFELLRSDWNDLRCNVSGNLQLGESEVVDVVAQYMERLNEKNGGIYTLLRIINVEKRRDTARGNRYLLELELAERGQRTVRLSEYVYVLLHQGKQDDSAEANPDGLALGATEPQPSAWSILYGKSVLCRPLRLSWRQDVMVHFVVPVKNQARWVQQFISDMAGLYRATGDANFNVILVDFDSEDMDVEKALRDARLPRFQYLRRTGNFERSAGLQAGVDMVEDEHSIVFLCDLHIHFPANILDSIRKHCVEGKLAYAPIVMRLSCGSSPREPNGYWEVNGFGLFGIYKSDFDRVGGMNTEEFRDRWGGEDWELLDRVLQSGLEVERLRLRNFYHYYHSKRGMWNTRSKKPSKD